Part of the Pseudoliparis swirei isolate HS2019 ecotype Mariana Trench chromosome 3, NWPU_hadal_v1, whole genome shotgun sequence genome, AGGTCTTGTCATCACAGTGATCTAAAAGACCAGTCaatcctcctctccccatcctATAATTCGACAAACACAAGCCTGCATGGTGTCAAATCTGTGCACACTGCAACATAGTCATTTGGTGCATAACAACCATAACTAAACTTGCATGTTTTATTAGAAACTGTAGGATATCACCCCTGCCCCTGTCCCTTTCTACCTTTTTCCTATCTTGGAAATTGCTCTCGAAAACAAATCAATAAGCACTCAGATACGGAATTTTTATTTAATAGAGTAAATGTCCATGAGAATAGCCCAAGTGAAGAGCCAGTTGAAAACCGTGAATTACATTGATGtgtttgcacacacacgcacacacacacacacacacacacacacaaacataacgATTGTATACAAGACAGGACAGCACTACTGTTGAATTTTTGGCAGCTTCAGTGAGACATTAGAGGAAGCATCAACTGGCACCGTGCAGACAAAGGAAGGGAGAAAGATGACGGGGGAAGTACGCAGTCTGTCAGAAGCAACGTCAGGTCACTGCTCTCCTCGTCTGCTCACTGGCGAGCTCCATTCATCTTGGAAGATAGCAATTTATGTGTCAAGTTAACCTCCCTCCACAGACTTGGCTCAGTTGCCTTGACCGGCAACAACTCCACTGACAATTCTATCGAGTAATAACACAATCACAGGGCGCGGGATAGAGCTGGGGAACAGCTCTCACAGCCGGAGTGCATTAACCTCCTTTACCCACCATGGTCCATACAGCGTCGGGGCAATGCCAAGGCAGCCATTCGAGGAAAAAAAACCTGCCTTAACAGAAACAGGTCAAAGTATACAGTTAAAAACCTTAAATCGAGGCTCAGATCCCATTCTATGTGAAAAGAGATACTGGTTATATTTTATGATTGTATGTGATGATTCCTTGTTGGCATTGAAAGATAATTTTAATTGAAGAGTTTTAAGCTTCGGAAGCATTGTATTGAGATGAATTTAAAAGTAATTTGCCAGCCACTGTTTTTTCCCAGATGTTATTCACAAGCTCTTATTGGTAGAAAATGACGCAAATATTACAAAGATGTGGAATTCAAAAGCCACTATTGAATAACATATTCAAAGCAACCaacatgcaaaaaaacaactaaaaaatgCAAAGAAGAATGCACTCATGGTTGTGTATTATACAACAGTATATTGTACCAATCCTAGTGATGGAAAGCAGGTTAAGGAAGTACATTAACATTACCATTACTGTAAATATTACCATTTTACACCACACCATTTATTTGACAATAATAATTTCCAGGCATTTTGGGATTTAGATATTACATTAGAAAAACGTATGAGAAGCTTCAAACATAAAATGCAGgcttagggttagggttaaaccAGGAGGTTTTTGTAGAAGTATATCTACATCTAAACCAACGACAATAGGAACAATTAAtactgttaaaaaaaactatacaTATTGGTCATTTTTTTGGCTTTATTCTATACTTTACTCAAATAGAAACATGAATGCAGGACTATTACTTGTAATTACACTCATGGTTCAGACCTGTAACAGTGACAATGAGTGACGGTAACGGTTTCAGTGAGGTGACATAATTAAATCTTGCCCTTGCACCGCCAAGCCTAAATCCTTTCAGcttgaagacacacacatgaactgaTGTTTTCATCAACTCACCAACAACAAAAGGTCGAAGCTAAGAGACAAGTGGTTAATATGTCTGTAGCCTTTAGCattcatatatatctatattaattTTCAAAGTAGTCAGTTGTTTTACATCAGCCAAATCCAGAATGTTACCTCGACGCTGACATAAATATATCAGTATGGACCTGGAAATGCTCATCCTGCCACGGCTGGGTTCCTGGTAGTGTAAAGGGGCGACCTAGGAAATACATTGATTTGCACTTGAGTGATCGAATTCGACTTGATGTGATCTTGCAAATGTTTTAAttcgttttttaaaaatgttttatttcctaTATTTCGGCTGTAATATCaggtttgtgaatgtgtgatgaATCTGGCATTAGGAGGACATGATCTAGTCAGTAAGGTGATAACTTTCAGCATCTGTAACACCAAGCAAAGGGTAATGTAATCAGAGAGTCTTACAGGAATCTAGTATACTCACTATAAACAGTGAGTAATGGGGGATTTGTGAGAACTAGGTGTAATAGCGCTCCTAGCGATTGCAGTTACGTATTACAATGAGTTTACACGTTGGATGgtcaagacaaataaataactatGGATTATGTGATATCAAATGAATGACACTGTATGTAATTTGCAAATGTATCAATtacattgattgattgattggtacTACTACAAACTGTGGATGAGGACAGTTTCTTGTGTGTTTCAGAGTATGTTTTATAAACTATTGATGCCTTAACTTCCCACTTGATAATTACAGTTACAATTACTTGTAAACAGTATATACTCATCTTCATAACATACTGTTTTTTTCGCTGCTTTACAGAATGATTCAATACCTGGAGGATAGATGtcaatctaaatatatttttaagatGTTAAATTGATCATTTTAATCATGTGACTGTAAAGATGTTTTTCCTGTTCATAAATTCAGATGTAAAAGCACGAGACTGAGAACATAATTCTTGCACTTTCAGGCTACTCGTTAGCTTAATTTAAAATGCTTCATTTTTACTGTAGCCTGAATCACATTCTGGTAATCATGAACCACATTGTTGATAACCTGTTATCTATTTATAACTAATGGTTCTAACTCAAGTCACGTTTAACATGACAGATGAGCCTGCAGAGAGACTCACCTGTGCCTCCTCCTTATGATCAATAATCCATTAATAACCTGTTATATAGTGGAATATAGTGCATCGGCTTAGTGCACAATCAGAGACAGCGGATACTTTTACAAAGCACTATTTATCTCATATCTATCTTGTTATTAAGAATATGTATCATAAGAACGAGAAGAGACCTCTCTTCTCGTTCTTATGATACATGCTCTATACTGCTGATTTCAACAAGTAATGAACATAACTATAACTGACAGAAAACATGTCCAGTACTAATCCAGCCTCGTGTGGAAAAAACACAGAGGACGGCCTGCTGTCAGTATAAAGACGTTCACAGGGACGCTCCTCAGGCTTCTGCTCACTACTTTAGTCCTTTCACTTGTGTGGAAATGTGATGTTTTCACATTACAGATGTCGGTTATattctgaaaagaaaagaaatgtaacATGTAGGCAGTACAAGTTtattctggagcagcagctctgCAGGTGTGAATAAATATTCATTCATAGTAATCATAATATATCAGCTGCATCAGTGTTGATGATATATCTTTGGTTATTTACAGACTCTATCGTGTTTATTTGAATTAAAACACATGATTAAAATGACTCAGAAATAAAAGAttgcatttatatttaatacaaataaatgtagtcATTTGCAGTGTTGCTGATATATTAAAAGCTACTTAGAGCTAGTGTTAGCAAGTTAAACTATGTGTATAGTTCTCTCTTTAATATCAACTCATGTTGCTGTGAAAATATCTCCTTCAAAAAACTCACCACTACTACATTTTACAAGCTAACACTTGAACTCATCATAACACACTGTACTATGTCTTTTTATGACATATTTTATTGTGATATTTTagcttttacatttttcatgACAGAAGCGCGGTTGTCTTTTCCTAACTGCTCATGAATTATTCTTCCCATCTTTGCTTGAACCTGTGACGTTTTAGACTTTAGGAGGACATTTTTGGGACTATCAGTCCTAATCTCCAATCACAAGGGGTGCCCTCCCGCTAAGACCCCAAGAAGAGCGAGACTCAATTATCGCAATTTTGAAGATGTTTCTGTCCTTTTCTGTCCTTTCTCAAAACACTGACCTAATGCATCAAGTTGATATTTTTTGCTTAACAAAATATTTTGCATTTGCCCTCAACATCCTCTGGTCAGAATGAGCACTTATAAACGCACCGTTACAACTCCTTCATAGTGTCATATAGCTTTTCTTATCATTATGATGATAAGTTCATAGTAAATGCAAAAGGATACTTttgtacaatatattatattgaacATTGTTGCTCCTGGATGGATCAATTCAACACAATTCTGACTCTTTGCTTTTTTATTAACATCAtttacttgtacttttactttcaatacttaagtatatttattatcagaaACTTACTTTGGATACTTAAGTACAGAATATATCGGATACTTTAAGACTTCTACTCAAGCAGCATTCTAATAGGTGACTTTCACTTTTAATGGAGTCATTTCACAGTAcggtatctttacttttactcaagtatgcatacctgcaaacttgtcacctttcggtgaaattcaccgttttgaactcaaaataggtcatccacgtgaatcgtggagatccgaagagtttgtTTTTGGGTcaccgctgccgttgagattgcagtgagacgcggagaagtGAAGTGTTGCTGCAATAAAAACGcaatgggacgtgtcgcgtctcggccaatcaggatGTCACATCGTTTGGGGTTTCAGGTTGGCAGATATTGCCCGCTACATCTAttcctgtcacgctgcacggtgtagcgatgctaacaaagtatgtgttaaacacgatgtgatttagcatattttagtatcgatacttcattaagagagcgatcagcgcacgcgctgctccgtgtcgagctgcgcacactgcgctgcgcagctcacagcgagagaagtggcgcagctttagagactgacttcggcttaaaaaataaaaagatgctagaagtgaaatgtttcagtctgtaaagttctgtaactctccagctgctcatcctgatgaactgtggatcatctggtcgagactaacggcctcatagtgtataatcaatgctatgatggaaccatgtagtttcattcatatctggctgtatgaatactcatattactgtcatttgttaagtgttgaaaagttggtaaaaagaaccatacagttttatttattactattatagataaatataccagtctcgtaattatggtaccatattgtttgtatggtgtattgaattctggtatcgggtatcatgatatttatagGTATAATATAtgtagaagttataatatgagtatcgacaaacaggtagagacagaagagattcagggaaaagtccatgaggactgttcaaaaaaaaaaagttggttcatgaatgactttaaccatattatatataatatgtatatttgttattactatcattatcaGAGTGAGTCCTTTGTTCTTAAAccttattttcattatttagatttgtggtcagaacaataaaatgactgtagttgtggttctaaaagttttgaggcttcaaacaacgtggatgtggtgtggtgacaaaaaataaaacaacctgcaCCCCCCTGTACCCCCCGTTTCACCTTTCACCTCATGAGTGAGTATGGCTTTTGGGTagtttatacaccactggtaataagtaaataaatatgcaTACACAGTCTTTTTCACAGTCACATTTATAAAGCACATTTGTCTGATCCTGTTTTTAAAATGCCAATCATTGTGGATCTGTTGGCACACATGCACGAGTCTCAATTCCTCTCCCGAGGTGAGCTTTAAATGGATGTAGACATCCCGTTTCACAAATGGTTGCATATTGTGCTCGCTGCATCAGAACTTTATAAGTACACTTTCACCAGTGAGGTACTCCAACAGAACAGCTGTCACTCTGAATGGTCGCGTTTcggatatttatatttatattatctatAACAATAATTCATCACATTTCTGCAAACCATCATTGTAAGAAACCTGTCTTATCGCATGcacgcgcatacacacacacacacacacgggtgaaTGTCTATGCAATAATATATGCAATAAAAATGGCGATGCATACAGAGAGGGGGTTTTCCACATCAATAAAAAGACAATAGAagaaattattaaaaatatgacaataatTTAAATAGGAACGAGACGCTGATGATTAAAGCAGTTGACCTGCCTATTAATCATTAAAAAACAATGATATAATTATGACACAGTAATACAAATATGACACAGACTATAAGTTGTTATATTCAATTATtaagttataataataacaacgatTAAAGGAGTATAATATGTGTATAACAGTATTAGTACATATTAAAGTCAAAATTGAatgctatgtgtgtgtttaaatcgtgtgctaaatgacatgtaatatataACGTGTTAATTTCCCTTAATTGTTATAATTTCACGGGTGTAATTTTACAATGTTCCAGTAGGTGGGGCCACTGCAGCATTTTACATCCGGTATGCCGTAAAGGACTACAGAAGAAGTTCGCGACGTCTGCTGTCGTAAACGACGTTAAAATGTCTGAACGACCTGCTTATGGTTTAGCTTAAAACACAACAGcttagttttgtttttaatttacttttgcttatatttagtttggcgaAGTAGACATTGTGTTAGATGGAGACCAATAACTTATCATGAAACTCAGGGTGGATAATGACAGGTGAGCTGAAGCTTTTCTGGCCTGATTAAACGCATCTGTTAGCCGCGAGCTAACGGCTGCAGTTCTCTGTGTAGGAGATGATCAGTTGTCTTGTCCGCCTATCTATACTTTTGGGGTTTATTGCCTGGAAATTACTGACGTGGCCGACGTAAAGTTCAGTTTACGTCAATACGCGTTCGCTCGTAGCCTGGGTGAGATGTTCTGGATGATTCATAAACTGACTGCTTGACTATTTAACTTAGTTCACCATATCATGATCCCGGTTACTCAAACCACACGATGGCTGTCTTCACGTGTCACGTGACAGCGTTTAGACACTCTACAAGTTATTACTTCTGTAAAAGAAGATCCATATAGCCATTGTAACACTGCTCCCTGGAGAGATGTTAAAGTAACTCAACATAATAGTTTACATTATGATCACAAGGTTACCTTAGTATTGACATCAACACCTGTGTTGTACAAGATACATGCGAGGCCCTGCAATAACAACATGGGGTTGTCTGTATCAGAGATTAACTGACAACTGTGCAACTTCCATTAGTAACTATTGTCCAACTTGTGACTTAAAAGTTGTGTCTTTTCTGTCAAAGGATTGATTCCAGAAGAGCGCTGAAACTGAGGGAGTCTCCTGCTGTGATGCAGCCTGACGCATGTGAGCGAGGCGCTCATACAGGAAATGGTGTAACCCCAATCCTGCAACCAGAACTTACTAGGACACTGGCccctggtgctgctggtgctgctgctgccaacCCAGAGAGCAATGAGGTGCGGGTGagcatgaccggcaagatcggGGAGTCCAGTGGTGGCGCATCAACCAGAAGGTCTCGAGTCAACTCCCACAGCCACTCCCATTCTCAGCCACATGGACACAACCGGCTGCCTCACCACTCGAATTCGGAGACCGACCTTGACCCGCCCGACCCCGATCTGGACTCTGGGGAGCCCAGCACCTCCTTTTCTGAGCTTCGCTGTCTCTTCCGCTGGCTTCAAAAGAGTCTTCCTTTCCTTGTCATTGTGTGTTTTAAACTAGTCATCCAACACGCTCTTGGTGAGTTGGAGTGAAGCGAACCCCAGTGCTGCGTCTGTGAACACAAGATGCAGCACTGTGATATgcttttctttccatttacCAGGTCTAGCAATTGGGGTTGGCCTCTTTACAACTTTTCTATAtgtgaataaaaacattcaaaCTCAAGTCTTTCTACAGGTAAGATGAGAACAGGAGAACACATTCCTTATCACTGTTCGATTTCCTAAACCATGTCTTTGCTTGTTTCTCCTCTAGGGCCGTCACTCAAAGCTGCAGTGTGTATGGCTGCTACTGttcctgatctcctccaccctcctgctTTACTACACCTTTCTCCCAGAGACCCTTCACTATTGGTATGAGTTAATGCATCACCTCCCATCAGTTTGCCACCACATCGTGACGGTGGCTATTTCCTGTAACTAAAGACGTGTTCTTATAATctcaacaagtgtgtgtgttgcgagTAGGCAGCCGGAAATGCCCTGTGGTCATTTCTTTCTACTATGGGTGACTTTACTGCAGCTCCGTCATCCAGCAGGAATTTGATCACCTGTACAGCAGTTTAGTGAACCGCTAAAATGTGCCATTTAACCTGATTATCCCCCTCTTTCTAGCCTCATCTCCCTCAGTCCAACCATTGAGCCGCTGGGTTTCTGGGAGGTTCTCTGGGCTGTCGGCATCACCAACTTcataataaagtttatttttatggGGATTAAGTGCCTTATTCTGCTGCTGCCATCCTCACTGGTGACATACAGAACCCAGGTGAGAGTGGGGGATTTCGCATTTGGATtgttgaagaaaaaagacaataaataacTTATGTATATGCTGTGCAGATTGAGTAGCTCTTAGTGTGTTTAAATGTCTCCAGGGGCGGTGGGTGATGCTGAGTGAGGAGCTGGGCCAGGTCCACCAGGCCACGGCACCTGTCCCACTTTGGTTCCGCTACCTGGTCACGTACCAGGAGGTTGACGGTACCCCTGGACTCGCACTGGGGGTCCTGCTGGCTTTGCTTTACCTCATACTGAAGGTCTGATTAGTCAAACTAAACAGTAATATTTCTTTGTATTAttgttaaaaatgtatatttatattcaacatttgttgttgttctctcttTCAGCTTTTGGGGTTGTACGGACAATGGACGTCTTTCCTGAAAACCGTGAGGATATTGGTAAAGGGCGAGGTCAGTGGTAAACAAACCTCTTTGATAAATGGTCACGTTCAGTAACCAGCTGTTTCAAGGCGTTCTTTGTTTCTCAGCATACTGGCTCAGCAGCCACGAGGAGTCAGTGCAGCGAGGCTGGAGACGTCTGTCCCATCTGTCAGGGAGAGTACAGGGAGCCCCGGGTTCTGATCTGTCAGGTAAACCCAAAGAAGTGTGTGCTGCGGGGCTTTGTGATCATCAGTTATATTTTGAATGTGACATGTACTGATCAGCTTGCTGTGCCATGTGGGCATCAATAGATTTAGATCAAACTTAATCACAGCATACAGCAGTTCAGGAAATGTCGCTCGTCAGATCAAAACTTAATAAATAAGTTGAGCGGAAGCAGTATTAAGAGACAACCTAAtaagaaatatgtttttaaataacttGTATTACTTCTGCAATTTAGTTTGagttactgtaataataacccaTGTTTATCTAAATATATGACTCATTGTTTTCCTGAATCAGATGAGCTGTAGTGCATCACTTGCGTAGATCTCCTCCTGTATGCTCAGTGCAGGACGTGCTGACTTGTTTTTCCGCTGTGCAGCACATCTTCTGTGACGAATGCATCGCCCTGTGGTTTAACCGGGAGAAGAGCTGCCCTCTCTGCCGCACCGTGATCACAGAGAAGGTTTACAAATGGCGGGACGGAGCCACATCTCCACACTTGCAGATTTATTGATCGATAAGGGGCTTTTGGGTGCAGGGCATTGGTATAAACTTGTATGTAATGTGATTTTCTGTTGCTTTCAAACCCCGCAGACGGTAATGTTGTACACACTGTTTAATGACTCATCTAAGGGCTGTGCTCCCTGCAGGCCGAGGTCAGTAAGGACACACACTGCACCTACAGTAGGCATTTACCAGCACATCCCTACTTGTACCTGCACGCTCAGACAAGAGAATGTTGATTGTCATGCCCACaagtgatttttcttttacattttttcttcttcccctttttgGTTTTGACTTTTTTTACCTTTACTCTAGATATAAACGTTCCTGATTAGGCAGCACATTGTTTTACTTCCTCAATTTCTGCTATTTGTAAATATGGGAACattagagaatatatatatatataaaaaagtatttcaaaTATTCCTCTTCCATCACGTTTGGACAAACATGCAACACAAAACCCTTTCTTATCCTgtatttctgcatttttttggAAGCGACTTATTTGTAATAATCAATGTTTGAAGGGGGCTTTCTGAATTCTGCTTTAGCTGCATTTTTGACCTTGAacgggactgcaaagacttggAGGAAGCCCAGTACAGCTTAACATCAACCGGCCCGGACCTGACCTTTGCCAGCATGTCTCCACGGCAGGTTAAAGTAGGACCGTGTGATGATAAACACTTTGGCTTTTGGGTCCCATTACTTTCCATGGCCTGATAAAGATGCAACTGAGCGTGGGAGACTAATTCTCACACATTATTTTTCTATGGAGGCGACAGCATTGTTTTTGTAAATACCAAAGACTGGGAGAAATATCTATTTTATTATGGACAAAATCATTTCAATGTTATTTTTATCCATTTAGATGCATAAACTATCTGAATAAAATTCTACCATTTGAATGTGTGGGATTCTTTCTATCTAGCAAACAGGATCAATTATTTGCTGAGTAGCTAAACCTTCGAGCGGCAATCTGAAACTATCGAGGTTTAGAAGGAGGAGATCCTGACTTCCGGAGAACAGTTCAAATGAACAGATGTTGCCACATTGCTGCTACTttgagacttttattttgaccatCATATACATGATGCATATTAACATTCCCCAACTGAAAGGGCAGATCCAGGGGTAACAGCAACAGGAATACTGTTATTCAACACACTCGAGTCAGGTGGTGCTTCTCACCTGAAGTAAACTTGTTAAGATGGTTCTCCAACAACTCAGTGCAGAGGAGACTTCACTGCACCTGAACAGGCGAAAAGTATTGACCTCTAACTGACCGACCGCACAGCAAAGAAATGAACACCGTTGGTTTTAGCACCAGTCACCCCACAACATCACTGCCCTTTCTTTAAGCACTGCAAAATACAAACTGAGGTTCAAGTCTAagatattaaaatgttttctgACAGTCCCCCTTCAATATGATACCAAGTGAGATAATAAATACTGGAAGTCATTTAGGTAATCGTCCTTAATgtttgggatttaaaaaaagttgcatCCAAGAATGCCTAAGACATGTTCTGTTGAAATAAAAATTAGACTACATGCTTATTATCATTGTTATGGCAAAATAAATCTCAATTGACAATACCAAATCAAATAACCCACTCTGCTGCCTGACCTAAATAATActacataataaatacatagttTGCATAGTGTGAACAACACAGTGGAAACACATTGGCACTTGAAATAAATATTGGAACAAATTAACAAAACGGAGTATAAAGTGGAGCGTCTGGTCTTAAACTCAATTGTTATCCCGGAACGGTAGAAGTAGAAAACCAGTTGGCTCAGACGGACACGGAGCGACACACCAGGACGAATTAACGGTCTCTGTGGGCATCATTGTGGGTAACAGTCAGTTTGAGTAAATATGACAGTATGACCTAAAACGTGTTTGACCTTTGAACCTTGCGGTCCAACCCAGCGACACACTTCGGCGACCGATGTTTGGTCAATTCCTTCAACTCTAAAGTGTTTGGATAACGAGAAACTCTGAAGCTCACTTTCACCCGCTACATTTTCAGTTATCATTGAGGGACTCTGCATCCGACAGCGTGGTCAGCTTCAGCGTGAGCAGCTTTGCATGGCTTCACTCCGGAGGCTCAAAGAGCAGCTTCACAGCAACAAGTCCTACAGCTCAGCCCAAACCGGGCTTCACCCCGACCACCAGAGCCAGGCTGCTGTGAATGCACGAAAAGCATACAGGAAGACATGAACACCGACTGACCAACGCAGTGCAGTGGCATCAGTGTGGCTGTGTCCTTTGGGGCAATGAGACTGCAGGAATAGACAAGCTAAAATGTGAATGCTACAGGGGTCAGTAGAGCTAAGTAGCGCAGGAGATTtacggaaaagaaaagaaaaaaggcatcgTCAGTTTACATTCAACAGAAAGAAACTGGACATGGCTTCTGGCAGAACGCACTCCAGTCAGACAAAGTAACGCAGTGTCAGCCAATTGTATCAATTGTGGTGGAAGTGATGCTTTCAGCTGAAGTTTCACTTCTGTCTTTTTATAGCTGCTTTTCCGTAACTCGCGCTCCCCCGACTCCCGACCACACGCTCCATTGACAAAGGCAATTTGATTGTTTTCCTcaaacatgaaggaacactgTGTTCATCGTGGAATTGTTGTCCAGTAAATCTACCTCGTGCAACCTGCAAGTTCTCACAGGATGATTGCTCAACAAAGAAAAGGCCATGTTGAGGGTGAAATAAAAGCCCCGTAACCAAATTCTCTCACTGACGTAGGCAATGAGCCACTAACATTATAATTAACATTCACCAGACTTGAGGATAAAAGAGCACCATTAAATCATATCATAAAGCCAGTAGAGTACACCAAACAACAAGCAAGTCAACtttcatctctctcacacaactTCCCCCGAGTCTCTTGTCTGCTGATTATCCGCTTCAGCCCGAGGTGGCCAAGCTGAGTCAGGAGGGACGGGAAGGCGCTGCTGGAAGAGCTGGTGATCGGCACTGACAGTGTCAGTCAATTCAAAAAATAATTCTACAAGTCTCTttgaaagcaaaaaaaacagaaaggaagaagacgaggaatTAGAAGAGTCCTAATGTTCGTAGGGCGAGCCGAGCGTCATAGGTTCATCCGTAGATGCTCTGGCCGCTTGGAGTTCATGGGGTAGGTCTGCTTTTTGTAGGGTCCCGCATTGATGCCTGAAGGGTGCCTGATGGGGAGCGGCGCAGAGGCCTCAGAACCACTGCCGCTTATGTCCATTTGCTCCACCGACGACTCCTCCATAGATTGCTCCACAGTGCGGCCAGTGGCCATGGGTCCCCGGGGCCAGCAGTCCCCTCCTACAAACTTCACCGGACTGTGGAAATAATAAATGGATATGTGAAACACTATTGTCTGCGAGGCATCAGTCCGTATTTTTAGAAGGTCACGGAGCAAATCATATGCGTCTGTTCAGTGATTAAACATACCAACCTACAGACAAATGTATATTCAGACTGAATAGCAATTTTCTTCATCTGCCTGACAAGTAAGTGTTCTCTTTTTATCTCAAATTCAACTCAAGATTAACACCACTGACCAAACACATTCCTATTGTGCTGTTGGAAAGGAGCTTTGTTTAGGTCCAGAGATTTACATTTTCACCGTTACATTACACGGAGGTCTGAACTATGTTGGGTGGAAAAAAAATCAGTAAACAACAGACTGACTTCAACGAGACAAAAAAAGACTTGCCGTTACCTCACAGGTGTTCTGGGGCTTCCTGGGAACTTCCGTGGTGAGCGAACCTTTGGCTCGAACGGGAACTTCTCTTTGACGTTTTCCAGCACAGATGGGGCTACATATGTGAAACCCTGGGGGAGGGGTGGCAAAAACACAGAGAGGTCTGAGTCCTCCTCTTCAAAAGACCATCTTTCCAAAAACAACCCACAGCTGATGATGAGCAATGAAACCCTGAGTAAACCATCTCATGCAATGTGGTGGAACAGTGAGAGAAGCTTCCAGGAAAGCCAACACACCAGATGGGATGCATTAAAAGACCTACCaaggaaataaaacacattgtgtcCAGACATGGCCTCTGTTTGTATGTTTGCTTGCAGACAACACAGAAATAGCAAAGTGCAAGAGTACACTTTGCTTTAGACGCTCAATCCCAAATC contains:
- the rnft1 gene encoding E3 ubiquitin-protein ligase RNFT1, producing MKLRVDNDRIDSRRALKLRESPAVMQPDACERGAHTGNGVTPILQPELTRTLAPGAAGAAAANPESNEVRVSMTGKIGESSGGASTRRSRVNSHSHSHSQPHGHNRLPHHSNSETDLDPPDPDLDSGEPSTSFSELRCLFRWLQKSLPFLVIVCFKLVIQHALGLAIGVGLFTTFLYVNKNIQTQVFLQGRHSKLQCVWLLLFLISSTLLLYYTFLPETLHYCLISLSPTIEPLGFWEVLWAVGITNFIIKFIFMGIKCLILLLPSSLVTYRTQGRWVMLSEELGQVHQATAPVPLWFRYLVTYQEVDGTPGLALGVLLALLYLILKLLGLYGQWTSFLKTVRILVKGEHTGSAATRSQCSEAGDVCPICQGEYREPRVLICQHIFCDECIALWFNREKSCPLCRTVITEKVYKWRDGATSPHLQIY